The nucleotide window GCGATCGCCGTAACTTTTGGTGACGTTTGTACAAGATTTGTGCATTCTGAACTCCGGTTTTGTCAGGATGAAGCTTGATTTGCACCTGTTCTCCGGTCTCAAAATCCGGTAGGGAAATTTGGGTCATTCCGGGCGTCCATTCATGGACATAGGCCATCAGTAAATCGGCCTGTTCGCGGTACTGGTCTGCATCGCCAGACTGCTGGAGGCGACGTTCAAAGTCTTGCTTCTTGGTCTCTAGCTTCTTGAGGGCGGCGGCTACTTTTTGGCTGATTTGGTGACGCAGTTGGGTAAAAACTTGCTGGTTGCGTTGGTGGAAGTAGTACTGATGCACGAGCGTTTGTACCGACTCCACCGGTTGAGTCATCATCCATCCCATCACGGTGTACCCCGTCTTCGTCCAACCGGGATAAAATCGCTCATCTTTCAGCATTTTTAACCAGAATTGCCATTGAGTGAACAGTCCATTCCACTCTGCATCGGTTAAGCTTGAAGTAGGTTGATTAACGTCCAATTCCGCCGCCTGAATCATGGATTGCACTAGGTTGGAACTGAGTCCACGATAGCTATTCAAGAGGTTGCGGCGGAGCGATCCCGGTACAAGGCTGATGCGATCGCGCCATGTTTCAAAGGACTCTTCCAAACTCGGCCGAGCATCCGTCAACGATGGAGGGCGTTCGTAGGGTTGTCCCGTTTGAATTTGGCGCACGCTCGACTGTTTGGCATTAACCTGATGGGCTGCTGTAATGACGAGATTGTCAGCATTTGCCAAAATCACATTGCTATACTGCCCCATAATTTCAACGTACAGATGCCAAAGCACAGGATCACCCGGTCGCTTCGCAAACTGAACATTTAACACCCGTTCCCACGGATCAAGAGGGGCGATCGCCGTTAATGTCAACCCACCTAACTGATGCTTTAGCTGCTGACTAAAGGTAAACGTATCCGGTATCCGGGGAGGTGGTTCACCCATGCTCAAATGAGCGGCCTGAGGATGCCAGCAGAGATCTAACCATCCCCGTCGATCCAACGTACGGAGATTTAAAGCTACACAAAAGCGATCGCGTTGATAGACCTGTTCTAATCGTGCCGGAACCCAATCTCGGCGTAACTCACTACAAATCGCTGTTAAGGTCGTCAGGTCAACAGGTTGCATGGCATCTTAAGCGCAATCTCTGCACAGGAAACGATAGGATTTTAGGGTCAAAGTACGCACAAGCGGCACGTAATAGCGTATAACCTTGTGTAGGGTTTAACTTGTAGTATCAAGTTATCTTCGTCACGTTAGAAGTTGCTAACATGCGTATTATGCGAGTTATCACTGAACTATCAGTTAAAACACCGAGTTTTTTCAGAATGGAGACGTTACCTGGTTAGGTTAGAGTCGCTCTGATTTGAATGGGTAACCTACAAAGTTAAGGAGAGTCGGTGCATTCTGCATTCATTGCACTCATGCGCGATACGCTCTGAGGATTCATGCACGCCCAACTCATTGATATTGGATTCAACTACACCATTGTCGCCCGAGATATCATTGCCATCATGAGTCCGGACTCTGCGGCAATTAAGCGTGTAATTGCCGATGCTCGCGATCGGCAGCAATTGAACGATACCAGTGAAGGACGGATAGTTCGATCTGTCATTATTACGGATCCGTACCCTCCTGTCTCTGATTGGACATCTTTTACCTCGCCTACCATCACTCCATTTTCACGGTCACCAAAGGCACTCAGCACTGGAGAAGAGCGGAAGGTTATTTTGTCTGCCATCCAGCCAGATACCCTCTCCAATCGTTCTGTGCTTAAGCCACTCAACCGCCAATCTCGTCTTTCTTCGGCTGAGCCGCTTGCTGTTATGGATATTAAGTTGATCAACATTGGATTTGGCAATATTGTCTGCGCCAACCGTGTTGTTGCCATTGTTAGTCCAGAGTCTGCACCCATTAAGCGCATCATTAGCGACGCGCGCGAGCGGGGACAATTAGTTGACGCA belongs to Synechococcales cyanobacterium T60_A2020_003 and includes:
- a CDS encoding NFACT family protein; amino-acid sequence: MQPVDLTTLTAICSELRRDWVPARLEQVYQRDRFCVALNLRTLDRRGWLDLCWHPQAAHLSMGEPPPRIPDTFTFSQQLKHQLGGLTLTAIAPLDPWERVLNVQFAKRPGDPVLWHLYVEIMGQYSNVILANADNLVITAAHQVNAKQSSVRQIQTGQPYERPPSLTDARPSLEESFETWRDRISLVPGSLRRNLLNSYRGLSSNLVQSMIQAAELDVNQPTSSLTDAEWNGLFTQWQFWLKMLKDERFYPGWTKTGYTVMGWMMTQPVESVQTLVHQYYFHQRNQQVFTQLRHQISQKVAAALKKLETKKQDFERRLQQSGDADQYREQADLLMAYVHEWTPGMTQISLPDFETGEQVQIKLHPDKTGVQNAQILYKRHQKLRRSRDAIQPLLADVMAEIEYLQQVEVAIAQLDHYQTPEDLESLADIRSELIQQGYVTDADYRPGQSSTDPSVNFLHYTTPNGLDVLIGRNNRQNDHLTFRVATDYDLWFHTQEIPGSHLLLRLEPGMVPDEADLKFTANLAAYYSRARQSDGVPVIYTAPKHVYKPKGAKPGIAIYKHEHVIWGNPQDAAQCMEQSISNS
- a CDS encoding DUF370 domain-containing protein, producing MDIKLINIGFGNIVCANRVVAIVSPESAPIKRIISDARERGQLVDATYGRRTRAVIVTDVGHIILSAIQPETVAHRFVSQKESS